Part of the Candidatus Aegiribacteria sp. genome, TTCTCCACAATAGCCCTGACGGTGAGAGAGTCGCCAATCCAATAGCTCTGTCCGTCGACAGGTTCAGTGATTGTAAGATTGGTGGTGGTTATCAGGAATGTCGTGAGGAGCGTTCCGAAAATCATTCTGTCCTCTATTCACTTTCGTAACAGTGTTTGAAACAAATTAAATTTCTATCACTCTGCCTGCTCCGCCCTCGATACACTTGTCCGGGAAACGTGCCAGGATCTCATCCTTCAGCTTTGTGCAGTGTGTGGGGCATACAAGAGGGATATCCTCGAGAAGATCGAGTTCGCTGAACCCGTGGAATCCGCCGATCAGAGCATGAATACTTCCGAATTCCCTTGAGATCTCAAGTATCTCCGGAATGCCAGGATGGGAACATCCCGTTATAACAACCATACCTTCAGGGGAATCCATGACCATCGACTGTTCAAAATCATCAAGCTCACCTGTTGTGTAAATTCCTTCACAAATGCTGCCGGGAGAGGATGCAATTATGGTTTTGTGAGTACTCGAGAAGTCAAAAGCAGGAGGGATAACAAGTATAGCATGGTCATTGTGTTTCAGAAATTCTTCGAGTCCGTCGGCATGGTCCCAGTGAGGGTGTGATATGAAGATAATATCTATACGGTCGGGATCAATCTCAAGGATCTTCATGTTTTCCATCAGCTCAGGGCCGGTTGGACCAGTATCGAAAAGCACCACCGGTGAATCCCTGCGCTCCACCAGGCAGGAGAACCCCCATTTGGCGTTCAGATCGGGAACATGTGCTGTATTATCGTAGAGTATCGTGATTCTGATCGTGTACTGATTCATACCAACCTCTTTTCCAGAATTCGCCGTAACTGAATATAGCTCAGCAAACGATATTAGACATGATGATTGAACCAATACTTTCGATAGGATAAATAACCCTTATTGGAAACCTCAGCAGGAGAGGCCGTCCAACCGTTATGCCTAACAGCCTCTTGGCGTATGAAGTTAGAATCGCGTTAGGAGAACCAAGGAAGTGCCACCCACTAATAAAACGACAAATGAAGGCTACATTCTTAAACTCATATTCCAGCAATGACAGCAGTTCTAATAGCTTCCACCATGGATACTAATTTAATACAAGCTCATAATCGACCTTGAAAACAATATTGTTGTTTGTCGGAAGAGCAGATAAATATGAATGTGAATATGTATTGAGCCAACTATATTAAATTATGTA contains:
- a CDS encoding MBL fold metallo-hydrolase; this encodes MNQYTIRITILYDNTAHVPDLNAKWGFSCLVERRDSPVVLFDTGPTGPELMENMKILEIDPDRIDIIFISHPHWDHADGLEEFLKHNDHAILVIPPAFDFSSTHKTIIASSPGSICEGIYTTGELDDFEQSMVMDSPEGMVVITGCSHPGIPEILEISREFGSIHALIGGFHGFSELDLLEDIPLVCPTHCTKLKDEILARFPDKCIEGGAGRVIEI